One segment of Yersinia kristensenii DNA contains the following:
- a CDS encoding autotransporter outer membrane beta-barrel domain-containing protein: MNSTPVIVLNGKPNILPALSQFRLHPMVLACAAALAFGATTFPVRAADCSVNGTTYANCIQGQAGTSGINASGAEGTTGSNGNTAGNPTNAGTNGNNGGDATNTATSGGAGDVAATGGTLNITTGSLLAGGAGGAGGNANGGNGGNGGWPVQGSNANGGNGGDAGLSGVAQNGGMGGNAIVGSGFSVNNDGSIFGGAGGAGGNALGGAGGRGGQGANNFGHSGDGGDGTAGGIAGNGAAGGIAVTGSHFELVSQGIIRGGNGGGAGLATGGAAGSTDLAGAPGGTMGAAGQAGADGTAGTYGAGGVAVISTGSSTITTSNIIAGGLAGDRKTQANAIELSGGNNTLTLESGYSFVGNVISSGGDTLVLGGDTNSSFSVASLAASSPSSWTGDVQYYGFSNYVKTGNSTWTLSGSTTEATAWNINAGTLSVSSDSNLGAAERALTFGSGTLENTAVISTARDMLLNTSGTLKTDANLTATGQISGLGSLVKTGAAGLILTNNNTYAGGTTINAGTLQIGNGGTTGSVVGDITNNSALSFNRSDALTYGGVISGSGSLVKFGNDVLTLTGDNTFTGTTTISAGALQIGNGGTTGSVAGDIINNSALSFNRSDALTYGGAISGSGSVVKAGNDVLTLTADNTFTGDTTISAGTLQVGNGGTTGAMTGNIINNSALSFNRSDTLIYSGVISGSGSLSQAGNDVLALTGDNTYAGGTTISAGTLQIGNGGTTGSVAGNIINNSTLVFNRSDALTYGGVISGSGSLNQAAIGVLTLTGDNTFTGGTTISAGTLQIGNGGTTGSVAGNIINNSTLVFNRSDALTYSGVISGSGSLSQAGNDVLTLTGDNTYAGGTTISAGTLQIGNGSTTGSVAGDIINNSALSFNRSDALAYGGVISGSGSVVKAGNDVLTLTGNNTFTGDTTISAGTLQVGNGGTTGAMAGNIINNGSLSFNRSDALTYSGVISGSGSVVKAGNDVLTLTGNNTFTGDTTISAGTLQVGNGGTTGAMAGNIINNGSLSFNRSDALTYSGVISGSGSVVQAGNGVLILTGNNAYSGGTVVNSGTLILQGVNAAGTGDITNNDKMHFWNTNGELSHNIYGTGSITFSGSSEVRADAEARVSAVNIDAGSKLTLLDSQAWQAGNGFSNVGTLVLSHLSRLLGNADNSGVLALSNQQYVTSFIDGNLTNRGSLVLNPSSTSAGNNLTINGDYVGGQGSSLSLGAVLADDNSLTDQLTILGNSSGTSTLYMVNEKGRGGQTLQGLKLITVQGTSDAVFTQGNRITAGLYDYSLVKKENDWYLDSYTNQIRPEAASYAANLQAANTLFTLSLHDRAGETQYEDLVTGETRSTSMWMRNEGGRSKVSMTDGQNNTNTNRYVLQLGGDVLQVSSEPLGKFNLGVMAGYANARGQTYNSRKGYSSRNTITGYSTGIYSSWYANDQVKGGLYTDSWLQYNWFRNQVNGQEMAEEKYDSRGLTASLETGYDWLVNSWTTAHGIQNTLWLQPHAQAIWMGVKADGHTENQGSYVEGLGNNNVQTKLGLRAYLNGKSELDRNTERKFQPYVEANWVHNTNQYGVRIDGVDDHIKGARNVGELKTGVEAKLTERLSIQGGVSGQIGGNSYSDIAASLGGKFNF, encoded by the coding sequence ATGAACAGCACCCCCGTTATTGTTTTAAATGGAAAACCTAATATTTTACCGGCACTATCTCAGTTTCGACTTCATCCGATGGTGCTTGCTTGCGCTGCCGCATTGGCATTTGGAGCCACCACATTCCCCGTGCGTGCGGCTGACTGCAGCGTAAACGGCACCACTTACGCTAACTGCATACAGGGTCAGGCAGGAACTTCCGGTATTAATGCCTCCGGCGCGGAGGGGACTACAGGGAGTAATGGTAACACGGCTGGAAACCCAACTAATGCCGGGACTAATGGTAATAACGGTGGAGATGCCACCAATACCGCAACATCAGGTGGTGCAGGTGACGTGGCCGCAACAGGTGGTACCCTCAATATCACCACAGGTAGCTTACTTGCGGGCGGTGCGGGGGGGGCTGGTGGTAATGCCAATGGCGGTAACGGCGGTAACGGCGGCTGGCCTGTACAGGGAAGCAACGCCAACGGCGGAAATGGGGGCGATGCTGGTTTGTCTGGGGTTGCCCAAAATGGCGGAATGGGTGGCAACGCGATTGTGGGGAGCGGGTTCAGCGTAAACAATGACGGCTCAATCTTTGGTGGGGCGGGGGGGGCTGGTGGTAACGCTCTCGGCGGTGCAGGTGGCCGGGGAGGGCAAGGTGCAAACAATTTCGGTCATTCCGGCGATGGGGGTGATGGAACTGCCGGTGGTATTGCCGGGAATGGGGCAGCGGGCGGCATTGCCGTGACAGGGAGTCATTTCGAGCTGGTCAGCCAGGGTATTATCCGAGGTGGAAATGGCGGGGGAGCCGGTTTAGCGACCGGTGGGGCTGCGGGTAGCACAGACCTTGCGGGTGCGCCCGGAGGCACTATGGGGGCAGCGGGACAGGCGGGTGCCGATGGTACTGCAGGAACTTATGGTGCTGGCGGGGTCGCTGTTATATCTACTGGCTCAAGCACCATCACGACATCGAATATTATCGCTGGGGGGCTCGCGGGCGACAGAAAGACGCAGGCTAACGCGATTGAACTTTCCGGCGGGAATAACACCCTGACCCTTGAATCCGGCTACAGTTTTGTTGGCAATGTGATTAGCAGTGGTGGGGACACGCTGGTGCTAGGCGGAGATACCAACAGCAGTTTTTCTGTCGCCAGTCTCGCGGCGTCATCACCATCCTCATGGACCGGTGATGTGCAATATTATGGCTTCAGCAACTATGTAAAAACCGGTAACAGCACTTGGACACTGAGCGGTTCAACCACGGAAGCCACAGCATGGAACATCAATGCTGGCACCCTATCAGTGTCGAGTGATAGCAACCTCGGGGCAGCAGAGCGCGCGCTGACTTTCGGCAGCGGTACTCTAGAGAATACCGCTGTAATCAGTACGGCACGAGACATGCTGCTGAATACCAGTGGAACACTTAAGACGGACGCTAATTTAACCGCGACGGGGCAAATCTCAGGTCTGGGTTCGCTGGTCAAAACAGGCGCTGCAGGGCTTATCCTCACGAATAACAATACTTACGCCGGTGGCACCACCATCAACGCGGGTACTCTGCAAATCGGTAACGGCGGCACCACCGGATCAGTGGTTGGAGATATTACCAACAACAGTGCGCTGTCGTTTAACCGCAGCGATGCACTGACCTACGGCGGCGTGATATCCGGCTCAGGTTCTCTGGTTAAGTTTGGCAACGACGTGCTGACATTGACCGGTGACAACACCTTTACCGGCACTACTACCATCAGCGCGGGTGCCCTGCAAATTGGCAACGGCGGTACTACCGGGTCAGTGGCCGGGGATATCATCAACAACAGTGCGCTGTCATTTAATCGCAGCGATGCACTGACCTACGGTGGTGCGATATCCGGTTCAGGTTCTGTGGTTAAGGCCGGCAACGACGTGCTGACACTGACCGCTGACAATACCTTTACCGGCGATACCACCATCAGCGCAGGTACTCTGCAAGTCGGTAACGGCGGCACCACTGGGGCAATGACCGGGAATATCATCAACAACAGCGCACTGTCATTTAACCGCAGCGATACACTGATCTACAGCGGCGTGATATCTGGCTCAGGTTCTCTGAGTCAGGCGGGCAATGACGTGCTGGCATTGACTGGTGACAACACCTACGCTGGTGGCACCACCATCAGCGCGGGTACCCTGCAAATTGGCAACGGCGGTACTACCGGGTCAGTGGCAGGGAATATTATCAATAACAGTACGCTGGTGTTTAACCGCAGCGATGCACTGACCTACGGCGGCGTGATATCTGGCTCAGGTTCTCTGAATCAGGCAGCTATCGGCGTGCTGACGCTGACCGGTGACAACACCTTTACCGGCGGTACTACCATCAGCGCGGGTACTCTGCAAATCGGTAACGGCGGTACTACCGGGTCAGTGGCAGGGAATATTATCAATAACAGTACGCTGGTGTTTAACCGCAGCGATGCACTGACCTACAGCGGCGTGATATCCGGCTCAGGTTCTCTGAGTCAGGCGGGCAATGACGTGCTGACATTGACCGGTGACAACACCTACGCCGGTGGCACCACCATCAGCGCGGGTACCCTGCAAATTGGCAACGGCAGTACTACCGGGTCAGTGGCCGGGGATATTATTAACAACAGTGCGCTGTCATTTAACCGCAGCGATGCACTGGCCTACGGTGGCGTGATATCCGGTTCAGGTTCTGTGGTTAAGGCTGGCAACGACGTGCTGACACTGACCGGTAACAACACCTTTACCGGCGATACCACCATCAGCGCAGGTACTCTGCAAGTCGGTAACGGTGGCACCACCGGGGCAATGGCCGGGAATATCATCAACAACGGCTCACTGTCATTTAACCGCAGCGATGCACTGACCTACAGCGGTGTGATATCCGGTTCAGGTTCTGTGGTTAAGGCTGGCAACGACGTGCTGACACTGACCGGTAACAACACCTTTACCGGCGATACCACCATCAGCGCAGGTACTCTGCAAGTCGGTAACGGCGGCACCACCGGGGCAATGGCCGGGAATATCATCAACAACGGCTCACTGTCATTTAACCGCAGCGATGCACTGACCTACAGCGGTGTGATATCCGGCTCAGGCTCTGTGGTTCAGGCTGGCAATGGTGTACTGATCCTGACAGGAAATAACGCCTATTCTGGTGGTACCGTTGTGAATTCGGGCACACTGATCCTGCAGGGAGTGAACGCGGCGGGAACCGGAGATATCACTAACAATGATAAGATGCATTTTTGGAACACAAATGGTGAACTGAGTCATAACATCTACGGGACCGGTAGCATCACGTTCTCTGGTAGTTCAGAGGTCAGAGCTGATGCTGAGGCCCGAGTGTCCGCAGTAAATATCGACGCCGGCAGTAAACTGACGCTGCTGGATTCTCAGGCGTGGCAGGCCGGGAATGGTTTTTCGAACGTAGGAACCCTGGTGCTCAGTCACTTGAGCAGGTTGTTAGGGAACGCAGACAATAGCGGTGTCTTGGCATTGTCAAACCAGCAATATGTTACCTCATTCATCGACGGCAACCTCACTAACCGTGGCAGTTTGGTTCTTAATCCCTCATCAACCAGCGCAGGGAATAACCTGACAATTAACGGCGATTACGTGGGCGGGCAGGGCAGCTCACTTTCCTTGGGCGCAGTACTGGCAGACGATAACTCGCTGACCGACCAGTTGACAATACTGGGGAATTCCTCCGGCACAAGTACACTCTACATGGTCAATGAAAAAGGCCGCGGCGGGCAAACTCTTCAGGGTCTCAAGCTGATTACTGTACAGGGGACCTCGGATGCTGTCTTTACGCAGGGTAACAGGATCACCGCCGGGTTATATGACTACTCTCTTGTGAAAAAAGAGAATGACTGGTATCTGGATAGCTATACCAACCAGATAAGGCCTGAAGCCGCCAGCTACGCAGCTAACCTTCAGGCGGCGAATACGCTGTTTACGCTGAGCTTGCATGATCGTGCGGGAGAAACACAGTACGAGGATCTGGTTACCGGTGAAACGCGTTCAACCTCAATGTGGATGCGTAACGAAGGTGGGCGCAGTAAGGTATCGATGACGGATGGTCAGAACAATACCAACACCAACCGTTATGTATTGCAACTGGGTGGTGACGTGTTGCAGGTATCATCCGAACCATTGGGCAAATTCAATCTGGGGGTGATGGCGGGGTATGCTAATGCCAGAGGCCAGACCTATAACAGCCGGAAGGGCTACAGCTCGCGTAATACCATAACGGGTTACAGCACGGGGATCTATAGCTCTTGGTATGCAAACGACCAAGTGAAAGGCGGTTTGTATACTGACAGTTGGCTGCAATACAACTGGTTCAGGAATCAGGTGAATGGCCAGGAAATGGCAGAGGAAAAATATGACAGCCGGGGTCTGACCGCATCACTTGAAACAGGCTATGACTGGTTGGTCAATAGCTGGACGACGGCCCACGGAATCCAAAACACCCTTTGGTTGCAGCCGCACGCTCAGGCAATCTGGATGGGTGTTAAGGCTGACGGTCATACGGAAAATCAGGGTTCGTATGTGGAGGGGCTGGGCAATAATAACGTGCAGACCAAGTTGGGTCTGCGTGCCTATCTGAATGGGAAAAGTGAGTTAGATCGGAATACTGAGCGCAAGTTCCAGCCTTATGTAGAGGCTAACTGGGTACATAATACCAACCAGTACGGTGTGCGAATTGACGGTGTGGATGACCACATCAAAGGGGCGCGTAATGTCGGAGAACTCAAAACGGGGGTGGAAGCTAAGCTGACGGAGCGGCTGAGCATTCAGGGCGGCGTTTCAGGGCAGATTGGCGGTAACAGCTACTCCGATATTGCTGCTTCTCTGGGTGGGAAGTTTAACTTCTAA
- a CDS encoding Cof-type HAD-IIB family hydrolase: MSIKIVAVDMDGTFLNDQMNFDRKRFSTQYLQLKNNGIKFVVASGNQYYQLISFFPDIAHEIAFVAENGAYVSNEDTEIFCGALSEEGCDKVLKTILRIPHLDIIVCGKNGACMLSSSGNTFFTTMSKYYHRLKIIDDFSQVEEPAFKFAISLPDEELADFMKFIEVELAGIVTPVSSGHGSVDLIIPGVHKANGIKILQNIWGVKDEEVVTFGDGGNDIEMLQHAGFGFAMANAPDRIKKIAKYQTDSNNDSGVLNVIDKILRKEPPFA, translated from the coding sequence ATGAGCATTAAAATCGTTGCCGTTGATATGGATGGAACCTTTCTTAACGACCAGATGAATTTTGATAGGAAACGGTTTAGCACACAATATTTACAACTTAAAAATAACGGAATAAAATTTGTCGTTGCCAGTGGTAACCAATATTATCAGCTCATTTCCTTTTTCCCAGACATTGCCCATGAAATCGCATTTGTCGCTGAAAATGGTGCCTATGTCAGCAATGAAGATACAGAGATTTTTTGCGGGGCACTTTCGGAGGAAGGGTGTGACAAAGTTCTAAAAACAATATTACGCATACCCCATCTGGATATCATTGTGTGTGGAAAGAACGGCGCTTGTATGCTCAGCTCATCAGGTAATACATTTTTCACCACCATGAGCAAATATTACCATCGACTTAAGATTATTGATGACTTCAGCCAAGTCGAGGAACCTGCATTTAAGTTCGCAATCAGTTTACCCGATGAAGAATTGGCGGACTTTATGAAGTTCATTGAGGTTGAATTAGCCGGTATTGTCACTCCCGTGTCCAGTGGGCATGGTTCAGTTGACCTGATAATACCCGGTGTACACAAAGCCAATGGTATTAAAATACTCCAAAATATATGGGGTGTGAAAGATGAAGAAGTGGTGACTTTTGGTGATGGCGGCAATGATATAGAGATGTTACAACATGCCGGTTTTGGATTTGCCATGGCGAACGCGCCAGATCGTATTAAAAAAATAGCGAAATATCAGACTGATTCGAATAATGACTCAGGCGTATTAAATGTCATTGATAAAATTTTAAGAAAAGAACCTCCGTTTGCATAA
- a CDS encoding MFS transporter, whose protein sequence is MSSYTLDTPLDTYAKRASTRAIFFVAGFAMGLWAALVPYAQNRLNFDAGSLGLLLLCLGTGSLLAMLFSGRLIGLFGCRSIMLLGIVLTCLFLPTLAIIDQFSFMALCLFFFGAGIGLADVAVNVQGSLVEQSSDKPLMSGFHCLFSIGSIAGAGGGAILFTLGLMPLTVTFIAIVVIAIITTTVFNELIPFGDNKEPTEPVITKPRPNFRLILMALMCMICFMAEGAVLDWSGVFLTNDRGLDIKHAGWGFAIFGGTMSIMRFTGDKVVSLLGRKRILILSSLIAMIGYAVAVIIPDWKFTLLGFALVGIGAANIVPVLITLAGQEKVMPVNMSVALVATLGYFGVLGGPALIGFIAHLTDLYTAFAIVALTFLVIAIGAFKLKYNGDEPLP, encoded by the coding sequence ATGTCCAGCTATACACTCGATACCCCTCTGGATACTTACGCTAAGCGAGCATCTACCCGAGCTATTTTCTTTGTGGCTGGTTTTGCTATGGGGCTTTGGGCTGCACTAGTGCCCTACGCGCAAAATCGTCTGAATTTTGACGCAGGTTCATTAGGGTTGCTGTTACTTTGTCTGGGAACAGGTTCACTGCTTGCCATGCTGTTCTCAGGAAGACTTATCGGCCTTTTTGGCTGTAGAAGTATTATGTTATTAGGCATCGTTCTGACTTGTCTATTCCTGCCGACCTTGGCAATTATTGATCAATTTTCTTTTATGGCATTATGCCTATTCTTTTTTGGTGCGGGTATTGGCCTGGCGGATGTTGCAGTGAATGTCCAAGGTTCACTGGTTGAACAATCCTCGGATAAACCCTTAATGTCAGGTTTCCATTGCCTATTTAGTATTGGCTCAATTGCCGGTGCAGGCGGTGGTGCAATACTATTTACACTGGGTTTAATGCCTCTAACGGTAACATTCATTGCCATTGTGGTCATTGCCATTATTACCACCACGGTTTTCAATGAATTAATCCCCTTTGGTGATAATAAAGAACCTACTGAGCCGGTAATAACAAAACCGAGGCCCAATTTCCGGCTCATATTAATGGCTCTGATGTGCATGATTTGTTTTATGGCAGAAGGCGCAGTATTAGATTGGAGTGGCGTTTTTCTGACGAACGATCGGGGACTTGATATAAAACATGCTGGCTGGGGATTTGCAATTTTTGGTGGGACGATGTCAATCATGCGTTTCACTGGGGACAAAGTGGTTAGTCTCTTGGGGCGCAAGCGAATACTGATTCTTAGCAGTCTCATTGCGATGATCGGCTATGCCGTTGCGGTCATTATACCCGACTGGAAGTTCACACTGCTTGGTTTTGCACTGGTCGGAATTGGGGCCGCTAATATTGTTCCGGTTCTGATCACACTCGCGGGCCAGGAAAAAGTTATGCCGGTAAATATGTCCGTTGCCCTGGTTGCAACCCTGGGTTATTTCGGTGTACTGGGCGGGCCAGCACTGATTGGTTTTATTGCCCATTTAACGGATCTTTATACTGCATTTGCCATTGTCGCACTAACGTTTCTTGTCATTGCCATCGGTGCGTTTAAGCTGAAATATAATGGCGATGAGCCTCTGCCTTAA
- a CDS encoding ROK family protein: MTTVLINTTRQMKKKNIMLVTSTLKSLVSATKGDISAQTGLSLATCGTILNELCAEGEVIEESLDESRGGRPAKRYIYNSNYFNILSVYAEGTDDAGVISSSVTSADGKNIVEYNEIYNNLTVEKLINHIQEVKDKHPNIKALGLGLPGILVDGKVLTCDITHFEGLNITELLNNQFSIFVQVGNDMNYTAFGFYRNNCRDINDPIAYIFMPPRHCAGCGIVISGKMLRGASQFAGEVSKLPFYDNLTTGKNTHPHHPPEFEKLLHITSSLIPIINPVTIAISGHNISETCIDELSIELLKRFDSKHIPHFVYRDCIKADYHNGISEYTLDAYNNFRVFDS, from the coding sequence ATGACTACAGTGCTGATTAATACCACCAGACAGATGAAGAAAAAAAATATCATGCTGGTAACTAGCACATTAAAATCATTGGTATCTGCCACTAAAGGCGATATATCGGCTCAAACTGGATTAAGTTTGGCGACCTGCGGCACTATCCTAAATGAGCTATGTGCCGAGGGTGAGGTTATTGAAGAATCTCTTGATGAATCTCGTGGTGGACGGCCTGCTAAGCGCTATATATATAACTCCAATTACTTTAATATTTTAAGTGTTTATGCCGAAGGCACTGATGATGCAGGTGTCATTTCATCGTCAGTCACCTCTGCTGATGGCAAAAATATTGTGGAATATAATGAAATCTACAATAATCTGACTGTAGAGAAATTAATTAATCACATTCAAGAGGTTAAAGATAAACATCCTAATATCAAAGCATTAGGCCTTGGTCTTCCGGGCATTCTTGTTGATGGAAAAGTGCTAACTTGTGATATCACCCACTTTGAAGGACTGAATATTACTGAATTATTAAATAACCAATTTAGTATTTTTGTTCAAGTAGGTAATGATATGAATTACACTGCATTTGGCTTCTATCGGAATAATTGCCGCGATATTAATGACCCGATTGCTTACATTTTTATGCCCCCAAGACATTGCGCGGGTTGCGGTATCGTTATTTCGGGAAAAATGCTTCGTGGAGCGAGTCAATTTGCGGGTGAGGTGTCAAAACTCCCTTTCTATGATAATTTAACCACCGGCAAGAATACCCATCCTCATCATCCTCCTGAATTTGAAAAGCTTCTCCATATCACGTCATCTTTGATTCCGATTATTAACCCGGTCACCATAGCAATATCAGGTCATAATATCAGTGAGACGTGTATTGATGAATTATCCATTGAACTATTAAAAAGGTTTGATAGTAAACACATCCCACATTTTGTTTATCGGGATTGCATAAAAGCTGATTATCATAATGGCATATCAGAATATACCCTTGATGCCTATAATAATTTTAGAGTCTTTGACAGCTAA
- a CDS encoding VOC family protein — protein MTSKKRGMGYIAIVVDDYDKAIEYYTEKLGFFLIEDEPQPGKRWVSVSPSEDSECRLLLARASNDHQATFIGNQCGGRVFLFLETENFWRDYELMKSNGVTFCEEPRKEAYGMVVVFEDIYGNRWDLYQK, from the coding sequence ATGACAAGTAAAAAAAGAGGGATGGGGTACATTGCCATCGTGGTTGATGATTACGATAAAGCGATCGAATATTATACTGAAAAATTAGGCTTCTTTTTGATAGAAGATGAGCCACAACCGGGTAAGCGCTGGGTGTCGGTTTCGCCGAGTGAAGACAGTGAATGTCGTTTATTGTTGGCTCGTGCATCTAATGACCATCAAGCGACATTTATTGGCAATCAGTGCGGTGGCAGGGTATTCCTTTTCCTTGAGACCGAGAACTTCTGGCGTGATTATGAATTAATGAAGTCAAATGGGGTGACTTTCTGTGAAGAACCCCGCAAAGAAGCCTATGGCATGGTGGTCGTATTTGAAGATATTTACGGCAACCGCTGGGATCTCTACCAAAAATAG
- a CDS encoding GNAT family N-acetyltransferase: MIKIISVRNQPEYKDKAIHYFQSKWATDETKMLYQDCITQCISAKNPLPQWYLMEFNSEVIGGAGLITNDFISRMDLYPWLCALYIEEHFRGHAYGALLIKHLAEETKQLGFDELHLCTDHIGFYEKYGFTFTGVGYHPWGEFSRIYSLSLI; the protein is encoded by the coding sequence ATGATAAAGATTATCTCGGTGAGAAATCAGCCAGAATATAAAGATAAAGCTATTCATTATTTTCAAAGCAAGTGGGCCACGGATGAAACCAAAATGCTTTATCAAGATTGCATTACTCAATGTATTAGTGCAAAAAATCCGTTACCGCAATGGTATTTAATGGAGTTCAATTCAGAGGTTATTGGCGGTGCTGGCCTGATTACTAATGATTTCATTAGTCGCATGGACTTATACCCTTGGCTGTGTGCGCTTTATATTGAAGAACACTTTCGCGGCCATGCTTATGGTGCGCTGCTAATAAAGCACCTGGCTGAAGAGACCAAACAATTAGGTTTTGACGAATTGCATTTATGTACTGACCATATTGGTTTCTATGAAAAATATGGTTTTACCTTTACCGGCGTGGGTTATCACCCATGGGGCGAGTTTTCACGAATTTACTCTCTGTCATTGATTTAA
- the ansP gene encoding L-asparagine permease, which produces MMSGKHSAETNHAARKRWLDSHDTGYHKSMGRRHIQMIAIGGSIGTGLFLGTGARLQMAGPALALVYLVCGLFSFLILRALGELILHRPSSGSFVSYAREFLGEKASYVAGWMYFLNWAMTGIVDITAVALYMHYWGTFSDVPQWLFALGALSIVATMNMIGVKWFAEMEFWFALIKVAAISIFLIVGVVFLGTGQSVGGHPSGMHLITDNGGFFPHGLLPALILVQGVIFAFAGIELIGTAAGECKDPEKMLPKAINSVILRIGLFYVGSVVLLVCLLPWNAYQAGQSPFVTFFSSLGVPYIGTIMNIVVLSAALSSLNSGLYSTGRILRSLSMGGSAPKFMSKMSPQSVPYAGILVTVGIYVFGVLLNYLVPSQVFEIVLNIASLGIISSWAFIIVCQMKLRQAVKKGTAKPVAFKMPGAPVTSWLTLFFLASVLVMMAFDYPNGTWTIAALPVVALLLVIGWFSLRKRAREVAADPVDTSLKEGKAKMMQPTELHQQKSAS; this is translated from the coding sequence ATGATGTCAGGAAAACACTCTGCAGAAACCAATCACGCAGCGAGAAAACGCTGGTTAGATTCTCATGATACGGGCTATCACAAAAGTATGGGCCGACGTCATATACAAATGATAGCGATCGGCGGTTCTATCGGCACTGGCTTATTTTTGGGCACCGGTGCTCGTTTACAAATGGCAGGCCCAGCATTAGCCTTGGTTTATTTGGTCTGTGGTCTTTTCTCTTTTCTCATTCTCAGAGCACTCGGTGAACTGATTTTACACCGCCCCTCAAGTGGCAGTTTTGTTTCTTATGCCCGCGAGTTTCTCGGTGAAAAAGCCTCATATGTGGCAGGATGGATGTATTTTCTCAACTGGGCAATGACTGGGATAGTCGATATCACCGCCGTTGCTCTTTATATGCATTATTGGGGGACTTTTTCTGATGTGCCCCAATGGTTATTTGCATTAGGCGCGCTTTCAATTGTCGCCACCATGAACATGATTGGCGTGAAATGGTTTGCAGAAATGGAGTTCTGGTTTGCATTGATCAAAGTCGCCGCCATTTCTATATTCTTGATCGTGGGTGTGGTGTTTCTCGGTACTGGCCAAAGTGTTGGCGGGCACCCATCGGGTATGCATCTGATTACTGATAATGGCGGGTTTTTCCCGCACGGATTACTCCCCGCACTGATATTAGTTCAAGGAGTCATATTTGCTTTTGCCGGTATCGAGTTAATTGGTACTGCCGCTGGGGAATGTAAAGACCCAGAAAAAATGCTCCCCAAAGCTATCAATAGCGTGATTTTACGCATTGGCCTGTTTTATGTCGGCTCTGTGGTGCTACTGGTATGCTTACTGCCGTGGAATGCCTATCAGGCGGGACAAAGCCCTTTCGTAACATTTTTCAGCAGCTTAGGAGTTCCTTACATTGGAACAATTATGAATATTGTGGTGCTCTCTGCCGCCCTTTCTAGCTTAAACTCAGGTCTTTATTCTACAGGGCGTATTCTGCGCTCATTATCGATGGGTGGCTCCGCACCGAAATTCATGTCGAAAATGAGCCCCCAATCTGTTCCTTATGCCGGGATACTGGTCACTGTTGGCATCTATGTCTTCGGTGTATTACTCAATTACCTTGTTCCCTCTCAAGTATTTGAAATTGTTTTGAATATTGCATCATTAGGGATTATTAGCTCATGGGCATTCATCATTGTGTGTCAGATGAAATTACGCCAAGCAGTTAAAAAAGGAACCGCCAAACCCGTCGCTTTCAAAATGCCCGGTGCTCCAGTGACTTCCTGGTTAACATTATTTTTTCTGGCAAGTGTATTAGTGATGATGGCGTTCGACTATCCGAATGGTACCTGGACCATTGCAGCTTTACCGGTGGTCGCTCTATTACTGGTCATTGGTTGGTTTAGTTTGCGTAAACGCGCCCGCGAAGTTGCCGCAGACCCGGTCGATACCTCTCTCAAAGAGGGTAAGGCGAAAATGATGCAGCCCACTGAGTTACATCAGCAAAAATCAGCAAGCTAG